A single region of the Mugil cephalus isolate CIBA_MC_2020 chromosome 4, CIBA_Mcephalus_1.1, whole genome shotgun sequence genome encodes:
- the LOC125006874 gene encoding G-protein coupled receptor 61-like — translation MEPMWNSSHTPPQPTSNMSATSLHEGWALSQSLALLAMLLMDLLAVVGNVAVMAVIAKAPQLHKFAFVFHLCVVDLLAALVLMPLGMLSSRAFFGEALCRSYLFLSVCLVSAAILSISVINVERYYYIIHPMRYEVKMTVGLVASVLVGIWVKALAMSALPLLAWFLQGGRAPLLESTGVGGGGGGSVPSPPAQGHRRCSLHWTGGGSNRLAFMVLFTLVYFLCPLLVILVVYCNMFKVARVAAMHHGPLPTWMDTPRRQRSESLSSRSTMVTSSGTGTGTGRVTPQRPFGGGKAAAVLAAVGGQFLCCWLPYFTFHLYSALAASPPAALASLEEVVTWIGYFCFTSNPFFYGCLNRQIREELGKHLPCLFRRAGVEVEDRLPSREGSIEENFLQFLQGTGCNLDPQNSHSTSSPKGEACCPVTQPQPPEMAQPLPIDFRIPGQIAEETSEFVEIEQGKNNHIYTDN, via the coding sequence ATGGAGCCGATGTGGAACTCCTCCCACACACCTCCACAGCCCACATCCAACATGTCTGCCACCTCTCTGCATGAGGGCTGGGCTCTGTCCCAGTCACTAGCCCTACTGGCGATGCTGCTCATGGATCTGCTGGCTGTGGTGGGTAATGTGGCTGTCATGGCGGTCATTGCCAAGGCCCCACAGCTCCACAAGTTTGCCTTCGTCTTCCACCTGTGCGTGGTGGACCTGCTGGCAGCCCTGGTGCTGATGCCCCTTGGCATGCTCTCGAGCCGAGCCTTCTTTGGGGAGGCCTTGTGCAGGAGCTACCTCTTTCTCAGTGTGTGCCTCGTCAGTGCTGCCAtcctctctatctctgtcaTCAATGTGGAGCGTTATTACTACATCATACATCCAATGCGCTATGAGGTGAAGATGACTGTTGGACTGGTGGCTTCAGTGCTAGTGGGGATTTGGGTCAAAGCTCTGGCCATGTCTGCTCTGCCACTGCTCGCTTGGTTCCTGCAAGGTGGAAGAGCTCCTCTTCTGGAGAGTACTGGggttggtggaggaggtggtgggtcCGTCCCGTCTCCCCCTGCTCAGGGTCACAGGCGCTGCTCACTGCACTGGACCGGGGGAGGCTCAAACCGCTTGGCTTTCATGGTCCTCTTTACTCTGGTGTATTTCCTGTGTCCACTACTGGTCATTCTTGTTGTGTACTGCAACATGTTCAAAGTGGCGCGGGTGGCTGCCATGCACCACGGTCCACTACCTACCTGGATGGACACACCTCGCCGCCAGCGGTCGGAATCACTCAGCAGCCGTTCTACAATGGTTACCAGCTCTGGCACGGGCACAGGGACAGGCAGAGTGACTCCCCAGCGACCCTTTGGGGGAGGAAAGGCTGCAGCAGTGTTAGCAGCAGTTGGTGGGCAATTCCTTTGTTGCTGGCTGCCCTATTTTACTTTCCACCTGTATTCAGCCCTGGCGGCCAGCCCTCCAGCCGCACTGGCCTCTCTGGAGGAGGTGGTAACCTGGATTGGCTACTTCTGCTTCACCTCCAATCCCTTCTTCTATGGCTGTCTCAACAGACAGATCCGGGAGGAGCTGGGCAAGCATCTGCCTTGCCTGTTCCGTCGAGCAGGCGTTGAAGTCGAAGACAGACTGCCCAGCCGTGAAGGATCCATAGAGGAGAATTTCCTTCAGTTTCTTCAGGGAACTGGCTGCAACTTGGATCCTCAAAACTCTCACAGCACTTCCAGTCCTAAGGGGGAGGCCTGCTGCCCCGTGACTCAGCCTCAGCCACCTGAGATGGCACAGCCATTACCTATTGATTTCCGTATCCCTGGACAAATTGCAGAGGAGACTTCAGAATTTGTTGAGATTGAACAGGGGAAAAACAACCATATATATACTGACAATTAA